The Allocatelliglobosispora scoriae genome contains a region encoding:
- a CDS encoding IS3 family transposase (programmed frameshift), which translates to MPKPYPREFRDDVVRVAQNRDAGVTVEQIANDFGVHPMTLFKWLRAADVDAGTRPGVSSTESAELREARKRIRLLEQENEVLRRAAAYLSQAHLPKRIYPLVKDLAADGIPVAVTCRVLKISRQHYYRWLAEPVTLAEYTQAWRADALFDAHRDDPEFGYRFLADEAAAAGQPMADRTAWKICSSGGWFSAFARKRRGKGRKVGPPVHDDLVRRDFTAAGPNRLWLADITEHRTGEGKLYLCAVKDVWSNRIVGYSIDSRMKSRLAVNALNNAVARRNGVAGCVLHTDRGSQFRSRKFVGALHRHRMLGSMGRVGAAGDNAAMESFFGLLQNNVLDRRTWATREQLRTAIVTWIERTYHRRRRQRPLGKLTPIEFETIMTPQASQAA; encoded by the exons GTGCCCAAGCCCTACCCCCGTGAGTTCCGTGACGATGTCGTGCGGGTCGCGCAAAACCGTGATGCCGGCGTGACGGTTGAGCAGATCGCCAATGACTTCGGCGTGCATCCGATGACGTTGTTCAAGTGGCTGCGCGCCGCCGACGTCGACGCCGGGACCAGACCCGGCGTGAGCAGCACCGAGTCTGCAGAGCTCCGCGAGGCGCGCAAGCGGATCAGGCTCCTCGAACAGGAGAACGAGGTCCTGCGCCGGGCTGCGGCCTACCTGTCGCAGGCGCACCTGCCG AAAAGGATCTACCCGCTCGTGAAGGATCTGGCCGCCGACGGCATCCCCGTCGCGGTGACGTGCCGGGTACTGAAGATCTCCCGCCAGCACTACTACCGGTGGCTTGCCGAACCGGTCACCCTGGCTGAGTACACGCAGGCGTGGCGAGCCGACGCGCTGTTCGACGCTCACCGCGACGATCCGGAGTTCGGGTACCGGTTCCTGGCCGACGAGGCCGCCGCGGCCGGGCAGCCGATGGCCGACAGGACCGCGTGGAAGATCTGCTCCAGCGGTGGCTGGTTCAGCGCCTTCGCCCGCAAACGGCGTGGCAAGGGCCGCAAGGTCGGTCCGCCGGTCCACGACGACCTCGTGCGCCGGGACTTCACCGCCGCCGGGCCGAACCGGCTGTGGCTTGCCGACATCACCGAACATCGCACCGGCGAGGGCAAGCTGTACCTGTGCGCGGTCAAGGACGTCTGGTCCAACCGGATCGTCGGCTACTCGATCGACTCGCGCATGAAGTCCCGGCTGGCCGTGAACGCGCTGAACAACGCCGTCGCCCGCCGCAACGGCGTGGCCGGATGCGTTCTGCACACCGACCGCGGCAGCCAATTCCGATCAAGGAAGTTCGTCGGCGCGCTGCACCGGCACCGGATGCTCGGCTCGATGGGCCGGGTCGGAGCCGCCGGCGACAACGCGGCCATGGAGTCGTTCTTCGGCCTGCTGCAGAACAACGTCCTGGACCGCCGCACCTGGGCCACCCGTGAACAGCTGCGCACCGCGATCGTGACCTGGATCGAGCGCACCTACCACCGCCGTCGACGCCAGCGCCCGCTAGGCAAGTTGACCCCTATCGAGTTCGAGACCATCATGACCCCACAGGCCAGTCAGGCCGCGTGA
- a CDS encoding aldo/keto reductase: MEYRTLGGTGTVVSAQCLGTMTFGKESSEEVSHAQLDRFIERGGNFIDTADVYSRGLSEEIVGRWLAARQGVRDQIVVATKGRFPMGDGPNDAGLTRTSLSRALDASLRRLGVETIDLYQAHAWDPLTPIEETLRFFDDAVRAGKIRYAGVSNFLGWQLQKAALTAQFRGLVPVVTLQPQYNLLVRDIEFELVDVCRNESIGILPWSPLAGGWLTGKYARDHTPTGATRLGEDPQRGMEAYAPRNAQERTWQVIDAVRQVADGRGVSMSQVALAWVAGRPAITSVILGARTLEQLDDNLGAAELRLSEQERGLLTEVSSPIVSDYPYGTPGAQQRSRALPPSIGG, encoded by the coding sequence ATGGAGTACCGCACCTTGGGCGGCACCGGCACGGTGGTGTCCGCACAGTGCCTGGGCACGATGACGTTCGGCAAGGAGAGCAGCGAGGAGGTGTCGCATGCTCAGCTCGATCGGTTCATCGAGCGAGGGGGGAACTTCATCGACACGGCCGACGTGTACTCCCGTGGTCTGTCGGAGGAGATCGTCGGTCGCTGGCTGGCCGCCCGGCAGGGCGTGCGGGATCAGATCGTCGTCGCGACGAAGGGGCGTTTCCCGATGGGAGACGGACCCAATGACGCCGGCCTGACCCGCACCAGCCTGTCCCGGGCGCTGGACGCGAGCCTGCGCCGGCTCGGCGTCGAGACCATCGACCTCTACCAGGCCCACGCCTGGGATCCCCTGACACCGATCGAGGAGACTCTGCGGTTCTTCGACGACGCGGTGCGCGCCGGCAAGATCCGATACGCGGGCGTCAGCAACTTCCTCGGCTGGCAGCTGCAGAAAGCCGCACTGACGGCCCAGTTCCGGGGGCTTGTGCCCGTCGTGACGCTGCAGCCCCAGTACAACCTGCTGGTACGCGATATCGAGTTCGAGCTGGTCGATGTGTGCCGCAATGAGAGCATCGGGATTCTGCCGTGGTCACCGCTGGCAGGCGGCTGGCTGACGGGGAAGTACGCCCGTGATCACACCCCGACGGGCGCGACCCGACTCGGCGAGGATCCGCAGCGCGGCATGGAGGCCTATGCACCGCGCAACGCGCAGGAGCGCACGTGGCAGGTCATCGACGCGGTGCGGCAGGTCGCCGACGGTCGCGGCGTGTCCATGTCGCAGGTGGCGCTGGCCTGGGTCGCGGGCAGGCCGGCGATCACCTCGGTGATCCTCGGCGCACGAACGCTCGAACAGCTCGACGACAACCTCGGCGCCGCCGAGTTGCGCCTGTCCGAGCAGGAGAGGGGTCTGCTCACCGAGGTCAGCTCGCCGATCGTGTCCGACTATCCGTACGGCACGCCGGGCGCTCAGCAGCGCTCGCGCGCCCTGCCTCCGTCAATCGGAGGCTGA
- a CDS encoding DUF1152 domain-containing protein, with the protein MQRPAIFSALDPCRRVLIAGAGGGFDVYAGLPLALALMSGDRQVYLANLSFSELHLLDLDVWLDQDIAAITPATTGLDGYFPERSLAVWLAAHDLPATVYAFPQTGVQPLRTAYRTLTGSLGIDAVVLVDGGTDILMRGDESGLGTPVEDMTSLAAVAGLPHIPVRLVACLGFGIDAYHGVNHVQVLENIADLDREGAYLGAFSIPSRSQEAELYRDAVAHAQAATPLRPSIVNGQIAAALDGRHGDIRFTRRTADSKLFVNPLMGLYFTFDLAGLAQQNLYLDLIDDTIGMNQVAGRIEAFRHQTSTRVPRAYPH; encoded by the coding sequence ATGCAGCGACCCGCGATCTTCTCCGCGCTCGACCCGTGCCGGCGTGTCCTGATCGCGGGCGCGGGCGGCGGCTTCGACGTCTACGCCGGCCTCCCCCTCGCCCTCGCCCTGATGAGCGGCGACAGGCAGGTGTACCTGGCCAACCTGTCGTTCTCCGAACTGCACCTTCTCGACCTCGACGTCTGGCTCGACCAGGACATCGCCGCGATCACGCCGGCCACCACCGGCCTGGACGGCTACTTCCCGGAACGCTCCCTCGCCGTCTGGCTCGCCGCCCACGACCTACCAGCCACCGTGTACGCGTTCCCGCAGACCGGCGTGCAACCACTGCGCACCGCGTACCGGACCCTGACCGGCAGCCTCGGCATCGACGCCGTCGTGCTCGTCGACGGCGGCACCGACATCCTCATGCGCGGCGACGAATCCGGCCTCGGCACGCCCGTCGAGGACATGACCAGCCTCGCCGCAGTCGCCGGACTCCCCCACATCCCCGTACGGCTCGTCGCCTGCCTCGGCTTCGGCATCGACGCCTACCACGGCGTCAACCACGTTCAGGTACTCGAGAACATCGCCGACCTCGACCGCGAAGGCGCCTACCTCGGAGCCTTCTCCATCCCGAGCCGCTCGCAGGAGGCCGAGCTCTACCGCGACGCCGTCGCGCACGCCCAGGCCGCGACGCCGCTACGGCCGAGCATCGTCAACGGGCAGATCGCCGCCGCGCTCGACGGACGCCACGGCGACATCCGCTTCACCCGCCGCACCGCCGACAGCAAGCTGTTCGTCAACCCGCTCATGGGCCTGTACTTCACCTTCGACCTCGCCGGCCTCGCCCAGCAGAACCTCTACCTCGACCTGATCGACGACACGATCGGCATGAACCAGGTCGCCGGCCGCATCGAAGCGTTCCGCCACCAGACATCCACCCGCGTGCCCCGCGCCTACCCGCACTGA
- a CDS encoding carboxymuconolactone decarboxylase family protein, whose amino-acid sequence MQARMNNPAALLPEAVKGINLLYKAAHSAGLAKSTLELVHLRASQINGCSACVDSGARSMRASGETDERLFAVAAWRETDYFTDAERAALELAEAATRLADRPDPVPDHIWEAAAKHFSESELAALVLWIATTNFFNRINATTRQPAGQN is encoded by the coding sequence GTGCAGGCACGCATGAACAACCCCGCAGCTCTGCTCCCCGAGGCCGTGAAGGGCATCAACCTGCTCTACAAGGCCGCGCACTCGGCCGGGCTGGCCAAGTCGACACTGGAGCTGGTCCACCTGCGCGCCAGCCAGATCAACGGCTGCAGCGCCTGCGTCGACTCCGGCGCCCGGTCGATGCGCGCCTCCGGCGAGACCGACGAGCGCCTGTTCGCCGTCGCCGCCTGGCGCGAGACCGACTACTTCACCGACGCCGAACGGGCCGCACTCGAACTCGCCGAGGCCGCCACCCGCCTGGCCGACCGGCCGGACCCGGTGCCCGACCACATCTGGGAGGCCGCGGCCAAGCACTTCAGCGAGTCCGAGCTCGCGGCGCTGGTGCTGTGGATCGCGACGACCAACTTCTTCAACCGCATCAACGCCACCACCCGGCAGCCCGCCGGGCAGAACTGA